AGAAATCCGCTTTTTACGGATATGTACGAACCAGGTTCGACCTTTAAGATCTTCACCGCTGCGGCAACATTAGAAGAAGGAAAAGCAAATCTGGAATCCACCTTCTTCGATCCCGGTTTCATTATTGTGGATGATCGCAGATTGAAGTGTTGGAAAGCGGGCGGACACGGTAGTCAGACTTTCATTGAGGCATTAGAGAATTCTTGCAATCCAGTATTTGCCACCTTGGCATTGCGGCTCGGCAAAGAAACTTTTTATCAACACATCAAGGCTTTTGGCTTTGGAGATTTAACCGGAATCGATTTTCCCGGAGAATCAGCCGGGCGGCTGAAATCACTGGCGGAAGTAAAAAATGTTGAATTGGCGACGATTGGATTCGGGCAGGGAATTACGGTCACCCCGCTTCAGATGGTGATGGGGGTTTCAGCGATTGCAAACGGTGGATATCTTCTTAAACCTCATTTGGTTAAGGAGATCTACGCTCCCGATGGAAAATTGATTAAAAAAACCGATCGTGAAGTCGTTCGTCAAGCGATTTCTACGAAGACCGCCAAATTAATGGCCCGCTTGTTACAATCGGTGGTCACGAATGGTTCCGGGGCTAACGCTTATTTGGAAGGTTACCGGGTGGCGGGTAAAACGGGAACCGCTCAAAAAGTGGTAGCGGGTCAACGAGGTTATAGCCAAGTCATCGCTTCTTTCGTCGCTTTCGCTCCGGCTGAAAATCCCCAGATTTTAGTGATGGTCTTGTTAGATGAGCCGAATATTTCAATCCGTTATGGTTCAGTCATTGCTGCTCCAGTGGTTGGCAATATTCTACGGGATACCTTACGGTACTTGGGGGTTAAACCAAAATTCGACGAAGAATTGTTGCCGAAAGATAAGGTCCGGATCATTGAACCGGAAATTACCGTGCCAAACGTTTTGAATCTGTCGGTGGCAGAGGCGGTATCCCTTCTCAAAAAGAGTGGGATTGAGTATCGAATATCGGGTTCGGGAAATTCCATTTATGACCAAACGCCTAAGCCCGGAGTCGTAATCGGAAAAGGCTCAAAGGTATTGCTATATCTGGATCCCACGGGAAAATACAACCTTCAGAATGATAAGGTGGTTTTACCCAATCTACAAGGCCTGGATCAACCCAAAGCTGAAAAAGTAATTACCGAATTAGGATTGAAAATTGAGATAGTTGGCCGTGGGGTAGTGGTTAGTCAAAACCCGTTGCCCGGGACTGCGTTGCGGTTTGGAAGCACGGTTAGAATCACTTGTCAGACATCATCGAGCAAATCACCTTAATTTACCATTAAGCGGATAGAAATGAAGAGATCGGATAGACTACCAATGTTACAGTTTTTTATCATATCCATACAAAGCAGGATTGTATTCGCAATTAGCGAATACCTATCTGGATTTAGTTCTATCTCTTATCGGGGCTTTGGTTTTGATAGATGGAACTATTTTGCAGAGGGGGAAGTTCTGTGAATTTACGAGATTTGCTCATCAATATTCCGGTACAACAAAGTTCCGGTAATCTTCTTTTAAATATCTCAGGAATTGCTCAAGATTCCCGTTCGGTTAAACCGGGCGATCTTTTTTTATGCGTGAAAGGCGCCCGTTTTAATGGTCATCATTATTTGAAGCAAGCTGCTGAGGCTGGGGCAGTTGCTGCTATTGTGTCCGAATGGCCTACATGCGATTTTGGCTTGACTTTAGTTCTGGTTCCGGAGGTCACCAATCCGGTAATAAAAGAGATAGCCGGTGCTTTTTACGGTTATCCGGATCGCCGGCTCAAATTGATCGGAGTGGTAGGAACGAACGGTAAAACCACTTCCACGTATTTGATGAAGAGCATTTTGGAGGCTGCCGGTCACAAGGTCGGCCTGATCGGCACGATCGCTAACTTAGCCGGCGATCAATCCATCGAAACCGGAAATGGTTCTCATAATACCACTCCCGGTGTTTTAGAATTGCAGAAATTGTTTGCGGCAATGGCGGAAGCCGGTATTCAATATGTAGTCATGGAGGTCTCATCCCACTCCATTGCGCAGGATAGAGTATGGGGCCTTTCTTTTATTGGCGGGATTTTTACAAATATTACTCAGGATCATTTAGATTACCATAAGACCTTTGCTGAATATCTTAAAGTCAAGTCTCGTTTTTTTGTGGAGCTTCCCCAAACTGCCTGGGCGGTGTTGAATTTAGATGATCCGCATTCCAATGGAATGATCAGTCAAACTTCCGCTAGAGTATTGACCTATGGAATTGAGCACCCGGCTCAAATCAAAGCGGAAGACGTCAGTCTGGAACACACAGGGGTTTCTTACCATGTTTGTATGCCGGATGGGAAAATTAAATTAAACCTCCATCTCACCGGCTACTTTAATGTCTATAATAGCCTTGGCGTTTTTGGAGCAGGATTGGCTTTAGGTATCGAACCGGCCACCATAAAAATTGGCTTAGAAAAGGTAATGGGGGTACCGGGGCGTTTTCAAACAGTTCCTGGAGCCTCTTCTTTCGGGGTGATTGTTGACTACGCGCACACCCCCGATGGATTGGAGAATATTTTGGCAACTGCCCGTCGCTTAACTTCCCAACGGTTACTGCTGGTTTTCGGTTGCGGAGGAGACCGGGACCGTACCAAACGGCCGCTGATGGGGGAACTGGCGGCGAAAATGAGCGATTTCACCATTATTACTTCAGATAATCCGCGCACCGAAAATCCATTGTCCATTATTCAAGAGATCGAAGCTGGTTTTAAGAAAGCGAATCCCGCTGCTTCGTACCAGGTGGAGCCCGACCGTGAAAAAGCCATTCGAAAGATTATCGGGCTTGCCAATGATTCTGATATCGTCATTATTGCGGGCAAAGGCCATGAGACCTACCAGGAATTCGCCGACCGGACGATTCATTTTGATGATCGGGAGATCGCTCGAGCAGCGCTTGAGGAGAGACTAAATGACAGAAATCGCGTTAAATGAGATTATTAAAGCCGTTGACGGAGAGTTGGTACAAGGCGATCCAAGCTTGATCATTACCGGAATCTCCATCGACTCCCGCAGCACGAATCCTGGAGAATTATTTATTGCTTTACCGGGTGAACGATTTGATGGT
This region of Hydrogenispora ethanolica genomic DNA includes:
- a CDS encoding penicillin-binding transpeptidase domain-containing protein, with the protein product MSLEVTSKKRLAVLLFIALILTGCLVLRVIYLQVFMAGWLKKSAEAQRLRSVPVQARRGTIYDRLGNELATSVDADSVYAVPAEIENPSKTAMILSEILGLDKQKIQGLIAKRASFVWVKRKVTFTEIKRLREAIKVHKLHGIEISQKAQRFYPQMYLASQVLGIAGIDNQGLEGLEKYYDSYLQGVPGRDQAEFDTAGRHIPQGERRYIPPVPGDSIYLTIDQNIQFIAERELEKAVSDTGSKRGMAIAVNPQNGDVLAVAVRPKFDPNQYADYPAENRRNPLFTDMYEPGSTFKIFTAAATLEEGKANLESTFFDPGFIIVDDRRLKCWKAGGHGSQTFIEALENSCNPVFATLALRLGKETFYQHIKAFGFGDLTGIDFPGESAGRLKSLAEVKNVELATIGFGQGITVTPLQMVMGVSAIANGGYLLKPHLVKEIYAPDGKLIKKTDREVVRQAISTKTAKLMARLLQSVVTNGSGANAYLEGYRVAGKTGTAQKVVAGQRGYSQVIASFVAFAPAENPQILVMVLLDEPNISIRYGSVIAAPVVGNILRDTLRYLGVKPKFDEELLPKDKVRIIEPEITVPNVLNLSVAEAVSLLKKSGIEYRISGSGNSIYDQTPKPGVVIGKGSKVLLYLDPTGKYNLQNDKVVLPNLQGLDQPKAEKVITELGLKIEIVGRGVVVSQNPLPGTALRFGSTVRITCQTSSSKSP
- a CDS encoding UDP-N-acetylmuramoyl-L-alanyl-D-glutamate--2,6-diaminopimelate ligase produces the protein MNLRDLLINIPVQQSSGNLLLNISGIAQDSRSVKPGDLFLCVKGARFNGHHYLKQAAEAGAVAAIVSEWPTCDFGLTLVLVPEVTNPVIKEIAGAFYGYPDRRLKLIGVVGTNGKTTSTYLMKSILEAAGHKVGLIGTIANLAGDQSIETGNGSHNTTPGVLELQKLFAAMAEAGIQYVVMEVSSHSIAQDRVWGLSFIGGIFTNITQDHLDYHKTFAEYLKVKSRFFVELPQTAWAVLNLDDPHSNGMISQTSARVLTYGIEHPAQIKAEDVSLEHTGVSYHVCMPDGKIKLNLHLTGYFNVYNSLGVFGAGLALGIEPATIKIGLEKVMGVPGRFQTVPGASSFGVIVDYAHTPDGLENILATARRLTSQRLLLVFGCGGDRDRTKRPLMGELAAKMSDFTIITSDNPRTENPLSIIQEIEAGFKKANPAASYQVEPDREKAIRKIIGLANDSDIVIIAGKGHETYQEFADRTIHFDDREIARAALEERLNDRNRVK